One Malania oleifera isolate guangnan ecotype guangnan chromosome 10, ASM2987363v1, whole genome shotgun sequence genomic region harbors:
- the LOC131166984 gene encoding serine/threonine-protein kinase D6PK: MERVPESKGLPGHLLGVAQISKGHTISVNQLVDRSGAQESHDLDSHVPVKTRKGKDSLQNKEELMPDAATCKSSGDSFEEGGPSSFSGASHPPEPVDTDLMKTVYVSIGQNKTEGGCLMKSMSMKGSLKGPFLEDLSIRVSSIKPSSAILSPAESLVEEPHDLGRLSSPFTVPRASQNTENSLLPPDSDEKECVWDASLPPSGNVSPHSSIDSTGVVTAMSIVNSCTSTYRSDGITSDGMLSMERICDSTKGSVRGDSLESAKTSASRASDSSGLSDDSNWSNITGSANKPHKGNDPRWKAILAIRARDGILGMSHFRLLKRLGCGDIGSVYLSELSGTRCYFAMKVMDKASLASRKKLSRAQTEREILQLLDHPFLPTLYTHFETDRFSCLVMEFCPGGDLHTLRQRQPGKHFSEYAARFYAAEVLLALEYLHMLGVVYRDLKPENVLVRDDGHIMLSDFDLSLRCAVSPTLIKTSFDSDPSRRAAGGAFCVQPACIEPSSVCIQPACFIPRIFPQKSKKNARRPRLEPGFPASALPELVAEPTAARSMSFVGTHEYLAPEIIKGEGHGSAVDWWTFGIFLHELLYGKTPFKGSGNRATLFNVVGQQLRFPDAPATSYASRDLIRGLLVKEPQQRLGVKRGATEIKQHPFFEGVNWALIRCSTPPEVPRPVETELPGKFGVVDTAGVGSSSKRMVGTDMMKSGGKYLDFEFF, from the exons ATGGAAAGGGTTCCTGAATCTAAGGGACTTCCTGGGCATTTGCTGGGTGTGGCTCAGATATCAAAGGGGCACACAATTTCAGTGAATCAATTGGTGGATCGATCTGGTGCACAAGAGTCTCATGATTTGGATTCACATGTACCTGTAAAAACAAGGAAAGGAAAAGATTCTTTGCAGAATAAAGAGGAGCTTATGCCTGATGCTGCTACATGTAAAAGCAGTGGTGATTCGTTCGAGGAAGGTGGACCTAGTTCTTTCTCTGGGGCTAGTCATCCTCCAGAACCTGTAGATACTGATTTAATGAAAACAGTCTATGTTTCAATTGGTCAGAACAAAACTGAGGGTGGATGCCTGATGAAGAGCATGTCTATGAAGGGTTCCTTGAAGGGTCCATTTCTGGAAGATTTATCAATCCGGGTTTCCAGTATTAAACCAAGTTCAGCTATTCTTTCTCCTGCTGAAAGCTTGGTTGAAGAACCTCATGACTTAGGTAGATTGTCTTCTCCGTTTACTGTTCCTCGTGCATCACAGAACACAGAGAACTCTCTCCTCCCCCCGGATTCTGATGAGAAGGAATGTGTTTGGGATGCTTCATTGCCTCCAAGTGGCAATGTAAGCCCACACAGTAGCATTGATAGTACTGGTGTTGTTACAGCTATGAGCATTGTCAATAGCTGCACCAGTACATATAGGAGTGATGGGATTACAAGTGATGGCATGCTTAGCATGGAGAGGATCTGTGACAGTACAAAGGGGAGTGTTCGAGGGGATTCACTCGAGAGTGCTAAAACTAGTGCGAGCCGAGCAAGTGACAGCAGTGGTCTTAGTGATGACAGCAATTGGAGTAATATCACTGGTAGTGCCAATAAGCCACACAAAGGAAATGATCCTAGATGGAAGGCTATTCTTGCCATCCGTGCACGGGATGGAATTTTGGGCATGAGTCATTTTAGATTACTCAAACGGCTTGGATGTGGTGACATTGGCAGTGTTTATCTTTCGGAACTGAGTGGAACCCGTTGTTACTTTGCAATGAAAGTAATGGACAAAGCATCCCTAGCAAGCAGGAAGAAGTTGAGCAGGGCTCAGACAGAAAGAGAGATTCTGCAACTGCTAGACCATCCATTCTTGCCTACTCTGTACACACATTTTGAGACTGATAGATTCTCGTGTTTAGTAATGGAATTTTGTCCAGGTGGCGATTTGCACACGCTGAGACAACGGCAACCTGGGAAACACTTCTCTGAGTATGCAGCACG GTTTTATGCCGCAGAGGTTCTGCTAGCACTCGAGTATCTCCACATGTTGGGTGTTGTTTACAGGGATTTAAAACCTGAAAATGTTCTGGTCCGTGATGATGGTCACATAATGCTGTCCGATTTTGATCTTTCCTTGAGATGCGCAGTTTCACCCACCCTCATAAAAACATCGTTTGATTCTGATCCTTCAAGACGGGCTGCCGGTGGTGCATTTTGTGTGCAGCCTGCATGTATAGAGCCTTCATCTGTATGCATCCAACCAGCATGCTTTATTCCACGCATCTTTCCCCAAAAGAGTAAGAAAAATGCTCGGAGACCTAGATTAGAGCCTGGTTTTCCTGCCAGTGCTCTTCCTGAGCTGGTTGCTGAGCCTACAGCAGCTCGATCCATGTCATTTGTTGGGACCCATGAATACCTTGCTCCTGAAATAATCAAGGGAGAAGGCCATGGTAGTGCAGTAGACTGGTGGACATTTGGCATTTTCTTGCACGAGCTACTGTATGGTAAAACCCCATTTAAGGGTTCAGGGAACCGTGCTACCCTGTTCAATGTGGTGGGACAGCAGCTCAGATTTCCGGATGCTCCGGCAACTAGTTATGCGAGCCGGGATCTGATTCGGGGCTTGCTGGTGAAGGAACCCCAGCAGCGGCTTGGGGTGAAGAGGGGAGCAACCGAGATCAAGCAGCATCCCTTCTTTGAAGGCGTGAATTGGGCTCTGATAAGGTGCAGCACCCCACCAGAAGTGCCTAGGCCGGTGGAGACCGAGCTGCCAGGGAAGTTTGGGGTTGTTGACACAGCCGGGGTAGGGAGCAGCAGTAAGAGGATGGTGGGAACAGACATGATGAAGTCCGGTGGTAAATATCTGGACTTTGAGTTCTTTTAG
- the LOC131166985 gene encoding 2-hydroxyisoflavanone dehydratase-like, translated as MASGNAEILNDFPPFFKVYKDGRIERYMVMDPVPPGTDPKTGIHTKDVAVSSDVSARIFLPKIDEPDQKLPVLVHYHGGGFCVGSAFDVVSHKLLTYLATQAHVLAISVDYRLAPENPLPIAYDDSWAALQWIAAHSDGRGPEPWLNEHADLGRVFLMGESAGANIAHSVAVRAGVEGLGGAKIIGALMVHPFFGGKEPDKMYQILCPTSSGGEEDPRLNPGADPNLGRMGCERVKVYVAEKDGLIERGVGYCETVGKSAWRGRVELVETKGQDHCFHLFNPHSHPDVATLLASLVDFISHPHPHPQG; from the coding sequence ATGGCTTCCGGCAATGCTGAAATCCTCAATGATTTTCCACCTTTCTTCAAAGTTTACAAAGATGGCCGCATAGAGAGGTACATGGTTATGGACCCCGTCCCCCCCGGCACCGACCCCAAAACCGGCATCCACACCAAGGACGTCGCCGTCTCATCCGACGTCTCCGCCCGGATCTTCTTACCCAAAATCGACGAACCCGATCAGAAGTTGCCGGTCCTCGTCCACTACCACGGCGGAGGTTTCTGCGTCGGCTCCGCCTTCGACGTCGTTTCTCACAAATTGCTCACCTATCTGGCCACCCAGGCCCATGTCCTCGCTATCTCCGTCGACTACAGGCTGGCGCCGGAGAACCCTCTCCCGATTGCATACGACGACTCGTGGGCCGCGCTGCAGTGGATTGCTGCCCACTCCGACGGGCGAGGACCCGAACCGTGGCTCAACGAGCACGCGGACCTCGGGCGGGTATTCTTGATGGGGGAGAGCGCCGGGGCCAACATAGCTCACAGCGTGGCGGTGCGAGCCGGCGTGGAGGGATTGGGTGGTGCGAAGATAATCGGGGCCCTGATGGTGCACCCGTTCTTTGGGGGGAAAGAGCCGGATAAGATGTACCAGATTTTGTGCCCGACGAGTTCGGGTGGGGAGGAGGACCCGAGGTTGAACCCGGGAGCGGATCCGAACTTGGGGAGGATGGGGTGCGAGAGGGTGAAGGTGTACGTGGCGGAGAAGGATGGACTGATAGAAAGAGGAGTGGGATATTGTGAGACGGTGGGGAAGAGCGCGTGGCGGGGGCGGGTGGAGTTGGTGGAAACAAAAGGGCAGGATCATTGCTTTCACTTGTTCAATCCCCACAGCCACCCAGATGTTGCCACGTTGCTGGCAAGCTTGGTTGATTTTATATCCCATCCCCATCCCCATCCCCAGGGATAA